The genome window GTAGGGCAGGAGCCGCGTTATACTGATTTAATTGACTCAATAAATGAGCTAATGGCGTTTCAGCGCGTTTTTCTGTGCCTGTTACGCCTGCACGTGATAACAAATAAGTATAACCTTGGCTATATTCCCCAATTTGTTGTAGTAATTCATCATTGGCATTGGGTGGGCAAATAAAAATGGGAGCAATGTTGTGTGCCAACGCAGCTTCACGAAATGGCTGTGATTCGGACATCGGGACATCTGCAACTAATACAGAATCAACACCAGCTTTTTCACAGCGAATATAAAAACTTTCAATTCCATTGGTAAAGACTAAATTTGCATACACTAATAAACCAATAGGAACAGTAGGGTGTTTCTCTCTAATTCGACTTAATAATTCGAAACAAATTGTCGGGGTGATTTCACTTTGAAATGCGCGTAAATTTGCATTTTGGATGGTTGGACCATCAGCCAATGGATCAGAAAATGGAATACCAATCTCTAATGCATCAGCGCCACCAGCAATCAAAGCATCAACAATGTTTAATGATAATTCAGCATCAGGGTCACCTAAAGTGACAAATGGAACAAATGCCCCTTGGTTATCGTGAGTTAAACGTTTAAAAAGTTGGGTATAACGTTCCATTAAATTTCTCCTCTGCTGGCTAAAATATCATGCACTGTAAAAATATCTTTATCACCACGGCCAGACAAATTGACGATTAATAATTGTTCTTTATTGGGTTCTTGCTCTGCCATTTTTAATGCATATGCGAGGGCATGAGAAGATTCTAATGCTGGAATAATCCCTTCTTTACGTGATAACAATTTAAAAGCATTCAGGGCTTCATCATCGGTAATCGAAACATATTCTGCGCGACCAATACTATTTAAATGAGCATGTTGAGGTCCAACAGAAGGAAAATCTAATCCTGCAGAGATGGAATATGACTCTTCAATTTGACCTTCACTAGTTTGCATCATCGGTGATTTCATACCGAAATAAATCCCAACACGACCATGTTTTAATGGCGCACCATGTTGGCCTGATTCAATACCTAATCCAGCAGGTTCAACACCAATTAGTTTCACATTTTCTTCTGGAATAAAAGAGGCAAATAAACCGATTGCATTTGAGCCACCACCAATACAGGCAACGACAGCATCGGGTAAACGGCCTTCTTTTTCAAGAATTTGTTGTTTTGCTTCATCACCAATCATACGTTGGAATTCACGTACAATTGTTGGGTAAGGGTGTGGACCCGCCGCAGTTCCTAATAAATAATGAGCTTTATCATAGCTGCCAGACCAGTCCCTTAATGCTTCATTACACGCATCTTTCAAGGTTGCCGAACCGCTATGAACAGATATAACTTCAGCACCCATTAATTTCATACGAAATACATTGGGAGACTGGCGTTCAACATCTTTAGCGCCCATGTAGATACGGCATTTCATATTCAATAATGCACAAGCCAGTGCGGTTGCAACTCCATGTTGCCCAGCACCGGTTTCTGCAATAATTTCGTTTTTTCCCATTCGCTTAGCCAGTAGCGCTTGGCCTAATACTTGGTTGGTTTTATGGGCGCCGCCGTGCAGTAAATCTTCGCGTTTTAAATAGAGTTTTGTTTTCGTACCGGCAGTTAAGTTTTTACATAATGTTAGTGCAGTAGGGCGACCTGCATAATTTTTTAGTAAGTCGTGAAATTCACGAATAAACTCAGCATCATTCTGTGCGTCGATAAACGCGTCTTCTAATTGATTTAATGCAGGGATCAGAATTTCTGGGACATATTGCCCACCAAACTCGCCAAAATACGGATCTAATTTACTCATTATTTATTGTCCATTTTAACAGTTACATTAATTGGTGTTGGAGTTTTATCTTTTCGTTGTGTATTAGTGAGCCGTTGATTCGGCTAACAACGCTGACAACACCAAATTTATTTTTTGTTCACTTTTTATACCGGGTTCAATTTCAACCCCTGAATTAAAGTCTAATCCGTTGCACAGTAACTTTGCAGCATCTAGGCAGTTATCTGGTGTAAGTCCCCCCGCAATCATTATTTTTTGTGTTGCAGATGAAGGGATTTCTGACCAATTGAAGGTTTTACCAGTGCCACCTTGTCCGTTATCCAGTAGTAACACATCAATGTCTTGTGTGTCATAGTCATTTAAAGTTGTTCTTGACATATCAAGCGCTTTCCAAACTTCACAGTAGTTTGGTAAAAATGTTTTTAACGTATTGATATAAGCAGAGTCTTCTTCACCATGTAGTTGCACCGCAGATAACGCAAGCTGTTTGGCAATATGGGCAACAAAATCGGCGGACTGATTACGGAAAACACCGACATATTTTAACGGCGCAGCATGGATGATAGTTTGCGCCTGTGACAACGTCACTTTTCTCGGGGAGGTTTCAGCAAAAATTAATCCACCGTAGTGTGCTCCTGCTTTAAATGCGGCTTTTGCATCTTGTTCGCGGGTTAAACCACAGACTTTATGTTCCCCAACTAGCAGGTTTCGAATGGCTTTATCTAAGTCAGCTTGCTCCATTAGTGCGCTACCAATTAAAAAACCATTTGCAAACTGTCTCAGTGACTGAATATGTTGGTGTTGATGAATGCCTGACTCACTGATCACTATCGTTTCTTTTGCTAAGCGAGGCGCGAGCTCACGAGTCCGATTTAAATCAATAGAAAGGTCGCGTAAATCCCGGTTATTGATGCCAACCACTTTGGCTTTTAACCGAATTGCTCGCTCTAATTCTTCTTCATTACTGACTTCCGTTAATATCCCCATACTCAGTTGGTGAGCAACTTCAGCCAATGCGATATATTCATCATCATTTAAGACAGATAACATCAGTAAAATGGCATCTGCTTGGTAGTAACGTGCAAGATAGATTTGGTATGGGTCAATGATAAAATCTTTGCATAATACGGGTTGCTTTACGGTATTACTGACAATCGTTAAGTAATCCATATTGCCTTGAAAATATTTTTCATCGGTGAGAACGGAAATCGCACTCGCATAAGGTGCATATGTCTTGGCTATCATCGCAGGGTCGAAATCAGCACGGATCAAACCCTTTGAAGGAGACGCTTTTTTGCACTCTAAAATAAAAACAGGGCGTTTAGCGCTTAGTGCGTTATAGAAACTACGCTGGCTAGGCTGAACTTCAGCAATAAAGCTTTCTAACGGCTGCTTGGCTTTGCGTTCAATTAAATAGTCAACTTTATCATCAACAATTTTTTGTAAGACTGTCGCTTTCATTTTATTGGTTCCTTGCCGCGAGAGCTGTAACGCGGTCAAATGCTTTACCGCTACGAATAATTGCAAGTGCGTGTTCGCTGTTTTGTTTTAAATCTTCATGGCCATTAATACGCATCAGCATGGCAACATTGGCCGCTACAGCCGCTTCGTGAGCCGCTTGGCCATGGCCTTGAAGTAAATCACTAAGCAATACGCGGTTTTCATCAGGTGTACCGCCTTCTAAGTCGCGTAATTGATATGGTGCTAGCCCAAAATCATCAGCAGTTAATTGATAATGTTGTACTTTGCCATCTTTTAATTCAGCGACTTGAGTGACTGCATGTAATGAAACTTCATCCATCCCTCCACTGTGTACCACAGCTGCACGGGTAAAACCAAGCATCTGTAGTGTTTCAGACACAGGTTTTACCAATGATCCTTGGTACACACCGATAAGGGCAATCGGTGGGCGAGCTGGATTAATTAATGGCCCCAATACATTAAATAACGTTCGAGTTTTTAGTTGAGTACGCACAGGGGCAGCATGACGGAACCCACTGTGGTATTGTGGTGCGAATAAAAAACAAACACCAAGCTCATCTAATGCGTCACGAGCACTTTGCGCACTGAGGTCTAAGGCGATACCAAAGGCGGCAAGTAAATCCGAAGAACCTGAACGGCTCGAAACACTTCGATTACCGTGTTTCGCCACTTTAATCCCACATTCAGCAGCAACGAATGCGCTTGCTGTGGAAATATTGATACTATTTGCGCCATCTCCCCCAGTGCCAACGATGTCGCTGAATGGGTAGTCAGGGCGGGGAAATGGCTGTGCATTCTCTAAACAAGCTAACGCGGCTCCAGCAATTTCTTGCGGTTGTTCACCTCGCATTTTCATACTGATTAACACAGCAGCTAATTGAGGTTCTGTTAATTCGCCTTGAATAATAGCATTAAACAAGTACTGGCTTTCTTGTTGAGTCAGTGGTTGCGCTTTAAATAACTTATCATAAATATTTTGCATAATTGGCTCTTTAGTATTCCGTTAGTGCGAATGAGTAGGTTCGGTTGCATTGGGAGTAGAAAGAGCCCATGCCACAGTGTTTTCTAGCAACTGTTTACCTTGCGTTGTTAAAATGGATTCGGGATGAAATTGGAATCCACAAACTCTATCGCTATCATTACGTACAGCCATGACCATGCCATTTGAATGGGCACAAATGGTTAAGCTTTCCGGAATTTGGCTACCAACAAGAGAGTGGTAACGCGCCACTGATATTGGGTTTTCAAGATGATTAAACATAGCTAAACCATCATGTGTGGCAATCGAAGATTTACCATGCAAAATTTCACCAGCAGCTGAAACCGTTCCGCCATAAGCTTCAACGATGGCTTGGTGACCTAAGCAAATACCAATAACAGGAATTTTGCCTTTTACTCGCATTAATACTTCTGGCATTGAACCTGCTTCACTCGGTTTACCAGGGCCGGGTGATAAGACTAGTATCGGTGAAATCATTTGATTTAATACAGATAAAATATGTTCTACATTGACTGTATTGCGATAAATAACCACGTTATGGCCACCTGCGCGCAGTTGGTCTACTAGGTTATAAGTAAAGGAGTCAACGTTATCGAGCAGTAAAATGTTCGCCATTAGAATAACTCCTTAACTTGATGTGCTTGGGCAATTGCACGGATCACTGCACGTGCCTTATTACGGGTTTCATCGGCTTCAGCTTGAGGTACGGAATCTAGAACGACACCACCTCCCGCTTGCACAGTGGCAATACCATTTTCTACGTACGCAGAGCGAATAACGATACAGGTATCAAAATCACCATTTCCTTGAAAATATCCTACAGCTCCTCCGTATGACCCTCGGCGTTCTTGCTCATATTGAGCAATCAGTTGCATGGCTTTTACCTTTGGTGCACCCGTTAAAGTCCCCATATTCATGCAAGCTTGGTATGCATGAAAACATCTAAATCTTGGCGCAATGTTCCCACAACATGAGAAACTAAGTGCATCACGAAAGAGTAACGGTCAACCTTAGTTAGGTTGGCGACGTAACGGCTACCGGCTTCACAAATACGGGCTAAATCGTTGCGTGCTAAGTCAACTAACATGATGTGTTCAGCGAGTTCTTTTTCATCTGAGCGCATGGAAAGTTCAATTCGGCTGTCTAAGTCGAGGTCTAATTCACCCTGCGCGTTACGCCCACGAGGGCGGGTTCCTGCGATAGGATAAATTTCCACTTTGCGATTTGCTGTTGCATATTTGAGCGCGCTTTCAGGTGAAGCCCCAAAGAGTGTGAATGCTTCATCTTGCATGTAGAACATATAAGGCTTGGGTTTTGTGCTTTGAGTTTTTGATATGCAATTAAGGGATGTGAGCATGGCATCGTAAATTTACGAGAAGGCACAACCTGAAAAATATCACCACGGTATATGGCTTCTTTTAATGAGGTGACAATTTCCCCGTATTGTTGGTCATTTTTGTTTATCGAGACCGCAAAATCAGGTGCTGTTGCTAAAGGAAGTGCGGGTAAGAACGGACGGCACGAAGCTATAATTTGTGCGTGGCGTTGTGTAACCGTTTCGACATCTTGCTCATTTTGCGTAAATAGGCAACTTTTGAGTCGAGCAGCCTGATTTTGGTGGTCGATCACTAAATAATGTTCAGCAACAAAAAAAACAATAGTCAGGGCAGTGATTAACGGTATTCACCTTGGGTAAATCTTCAAAACTGGCGACTAAATCGTATGCAAACAAACCACCAACAAACAGGTTTT of Providencia rettgeri contains these proteins:
- the trpC gene encoding Tryptophan biosynthesis protein TrpCF produces the protein MKATVLQKIVDDKVDYLIERKAKQPLESFIAEVQPSQRSFYNALSAKRPVFILECKKASPSKGLIRADFDPAMIAKTYAPYASAISVLTDEKYFQGNMDYLTIVSNTVKQPVLCKDFIIDPYQIYLARYYQADAILLMLSVLNDDEYIALAEVAHQLSMGILTEVSNEEELERAIRLKAKVVGINNRDLRDLSIDLNRTRELAPRLAKETIVISESGIHQHQHIQSLRQFANGFLIGSALMEQADLDKAIRNLLVGEHKVCGLTREQDAKAAFKAGAHYGGLIFAETSPRKVTLSQAQTIIHAAPLKYVGVFRNQSADFVAHIAKQLALSAVQLHGEEDSAYINTLKTFLPNYCEVWKALDMSRTTLNDYDTQDIDVLLLDNGQGGTGKTFNWSEIPSSATQKIMIAGGLTPDNCLDAAKLLCNGLDFNSGVEIEPGIKSEQKINLVLSALLAESTAH
- the trpG_2 gene encoding Anthranilate synthase component II, which produces MANILLLDNVDSFTYNLVDQLRAGGHNVVIYRNTVNVEHILSVLNQMISPILVLSPGPGKPSEAGSMPEVLMRVKGKIPVIGICLGHQAIVEAYGGTVSAAGEILHGKSSIATHDGLAMFNHLENPISVARYHSLVGSQIPESLTICAHSNGMVMAVRNDSDRVCGFQFHPESILTTQGKQLLENTVAWALSTPNATEPTHSH
- the trpA gene encoding Tryptophan synthase alpha chain, encoding MERYTQLFKRLTHDNQGAFVPFVTLGDPDAELSLNIVDALIAGGADALEIGIPFSDPLADGPTIQNANLRAFQSEITPTICFELLSRIREKHPTVPIGLLVYANLVFTNGIESFYIRCEKAGVDSVLVADVPMSESQPFREAALAHNIAPIFICPPNANDELLQQIGEYSQGYTYLLSRAGVTGTEKRAETPLAHLLSQLNQYNAAPALQGFGISEPKQVKEAIKNGAAGAISGSAVVKIIENNLNRPDVMLTSLTEFVAKMKAATQK
- the trpE_2 gene encoding Anthranilate synthase component 1 — translated: MFYMQDEAFTLFGASPESALKYATANRKVEIYPIAGTRPRGRNAQGELDLDLDSRIELSMRSDEKELAEHIMLVDLARNDLARICEAGSRYVANLTKVDRYSFVMHLVSHVVGTLRQDLDVFMHTKLA
- the trpB gene encoding Tryptophan synthase beta chain; its protein translation is MSKLDPYFGEFGGQYVPEILIPALNQLEDAFIDAQNDAEFIREFHDLLKNYAGRPTALTLCKNLTAGTKTKLYLKREDLLHGGAHKTNQVLGQALLAKRMGKNEIIAETGAGQHGVATALACALLNMKCRIYMGAKDVERQSPNVFRMKLMGAEVISVHSGSATLKDACNEALRDWSGSYDKAHYLLGTAAGPHPYPTIVREFQRMIGDEAKQQILEKEGRLPDAVVACIGGGSNAIGLFASFIPEENVKLIGVEPAGLGIESGQHGAPLKHGRVGIYFGMKSPMMQTSEGQIEESYSISAGLDFPSVGPQHAHLNSIGRAEYVSITDDEALNAFKLLSRKEGIIPALESSHALAYALKMAEQEPNKEQLLIVNLSGRGDKDIFTVHDILASRGEI
- the trpD gene encoding Anthranilate synthase component II, with translation MQNIYDKLFKAQPLTQQESQYLFNAIIQGELTEPQLAAVLISMKMRGEQPQEIAGAALACLENAQPFPRPDYPFSDIVGTGGDGANSINISTASAFVAAECGIKVAKHGNRSVSSRSGSSDLLAAFGIALDLSAQSARDALDELGVCFLFAPQYHSGFRHAAPVRTQLKTRTLFNVLGPLINPARPPIALIGVYQGSLVKPVSETLQMLGFTRAAVVHSGGMDEVSLHAVTQVAELKDGKVQHYQLTADDFGLAPYQLRDLEGGTPDENRVLLSDLLQGHGQAAHEAAVAANVAMLMRINGHEDLKQNSEHALAIIRSGKAFDRVTALAARNQ
- the trpE_1 gene encoding Anthranilate synthase component 1; amino-acid sequence: MNMGTLTGAPKVKAMQLIAQYEQERRGSYGGAVGYFQGNGDFDTCIVIRSAYVENGIATVQAGGGVVLDSVPQAEADETRNKARAVIRAIAQAHQVKELF